The genomic segment GCAACACGTGTGAGTGATAAAGTAATGATTCCACAAGATGAGTATCCAGAAATCAACTTTGTGGGGCTGCTGATTGGGCCCAGGTGAGTTTAACTACTGTTCTGTAGGATATAGAATTCCTTAAGAACCATCTGTCTCGTGCCTAATTGGGTGCCATTGGTGACTTGCCTTACTGCTTGATGTTAGCTTTAGCTAAGTTCATGCCTTTCTGTGATAAAATCTCTAACTTCCCCGTTACCATGGAGAAGTCAAATCTTGGAGATTGCTATGACTGACCTTAAAGATCATAGAGCTTTTGGTGGGAAAATCCAATTCTCCATACTCACTGTTTCCTACCAGTGCCTGATCAGCCTACCCTGTGTCCCTCTGGCATGTGAACTTGCCCTTCAGGTATAATGACTCAGTCCTTTCTGCCTCTGGTAGGGGAAATACCTTGAAGAACATAGAGAAGGAGTGTAATGCCAAGATCATGATCCGGGGGAAGGGATCCGTGAAAGAAGGGAAAGTTGGGCGCAAAGATGGCCAGATGTTGCCGGGAGAAGATGAGCCACTTCATGCCCTGGTTACTGCCAATACCATGGAGAATGTGAAGAAAGCAGTAGAACAGGTGAGGGTGCCAGCAAGGAAGCCTCTTGCCAGAACTCCCTGTGGTGGCCTCAGCACTACATAACAATGTCTGTTTCCcctcccccagataagaaacattcTGAAGCAGGGTATTGAGACCCCTGAGGACCAGAACGATCTGCGGAAGATGCAGCTTCGGGAGTTGGCTCGCTTGAATGGGACTCTGCGGGAAGATGATAACAGGTGTGTAATCAGTTAAGAGGGGAGAGTGCATGGAGACCTGAAGAACCTGCACGAAGTGGGGAGATAGGCCTTATCcctggattttgcttttctcaaCAGGATCTTAAGACCCTGGCAGAGCTCAGAGACCCGCAGCATTACCAATACCACAGTGTGCACCAAGTGTGGAGGGGCTGGCCACATTGCTTCCGATTGCAAATTCCAAAGGTAAGAAGTTGGGGTTGTGGTTTCCTGGTAGCCCATGGTGTATAGGCAGTTCCTTTACTATGTTGTTTGGTTGCTGTTAATCTGTGGACCCATGAGAAACTATTCCTTTCTATGAATGTGGTCTGTAATGGTGGGATTTTTAAAGCCCAGAATTATTAGAAACAGCCTGTGCAGAACATCCCTATTTTGTAGATCATCTTGAGCTCAAGAAAACTGGAAACCTCCATCCTGGGTATACATGTTTAATTGTGGCTCAGTATTAAATTAACTACCTTTTGTTGCTAAAGACTGGTTTAGAAAGACTTAAGTTTGTGGACTTTTAACCTACTATGAGTGGTTCTTGATAACATTTATCTATTTCGGGTGGAAAATCTGAAAGGCTCTGCTAGCAAGTTCTGGCAGGTTGCTTCAGTCTTGGAAAGATTTTCCTTCCTCAAACTGGGAACGTAGAATTTGATGAAACTTGATTTTTGGAAGAATCTACACTTTACTGGCTGGTATGGTGGGCTGTGGTCTGGCGCTGCCCCTCTGCTCTTGTCCCTGGGTCTTTGCTGTGGCTGGGATACATATGGTTATACTGCTTGCAGAGCTGGCTCAGAACCGAAGATCTATTCAGACTATTTGAGGAAGGGTTAGAAAGGATAACTGAACCCAGCCAAACTATTTCTGTGTAAATTCATCAGGGTAAGTTTCCTTATcagttttttcctcctcctctctgtgtcccccaccccatcTTCAGGCCTGGTGATCCCCAGTCAGCTCAGGATAAAGCACGGATGGATAAAGAATATTTGTCCCTCATGGCCGAACTGGGTGAAGCACCTGTGCCAGCATCTGTGGGCTCTACCTCTGGGCCTGCCACCACACCCCTGGCCAGTGCACCTCGGCCTGCTGCTCCTGCCAACAACCCTCCTCCACCGGTGAGCTTTAGGGGCTGCTGCTCGTGGTCTGGCCTCCTGTTCTGTTCTCAGAAACTGGGGGTTAGGGCCAGGTGCTTTGGATAAAGCAGGTTGATGGACACAGCTGGCAACATTGTTCTTCCGGGATGTCAGGATATTTGGGGACCTCACTTTGGGAAGATTGTCCTTGTGTCTGGTCCTGTGGCATAGCCGAAAGAACAGTGTTGCCACCAGGGGGAGCAGGCAGGGACGGTGGCAGGAAATGCTCTCACGTAGTCTCTCATGTCCACCACCCAGAGCCGGCCGCCCTGGATGAATTCTGGCCCTTCAGAGAGTCGGCCCTACCATGGCATGCATGGAGGTGGTcctggtgggcctggaggaggccCCCACAGCTTCCCACACCCATTACCCAGCCTGACAGGTGGGCACGGTGGACATCCCATGCCGCACAACCCTAATGGACCCCCACCCCCTTGGAtgcagccgccgccgccaccaATGAACCAGGGCCCCCACCCACCTGGGCACCATGGCCCTCCTCCAATGGGTAAGTAAGTGTCAGACCAGAAATCTTGGGGCTATGGGATAAGCTAGGGTTACGTTAGGTTGCTGTGAACTGGAAATGGCTGTCGAAGAGTCTGAGTATTTACTGGGTCTCCTGCCAATGCTGGAGCTCCAGAAGGAGCAAGGCTCCATTCTGGTTCAAGAAGTTATTTCTGTGGGGCAGGCACAGGCTTATCTCTGATGGGCAAGGCTCCAGAACTGCCCCTGTAAGGGTAGCAATTGCCGGCTATGTGGTGATAGTCTGTTGGCGGGGTTGTCTTTCTGGCCAGTTCAAATGTCCTGCTAAGTCCCTGCTCTTTCCTTCCATCAAGATCAGTACCTGGGAAGTACGCCTGTGGGCTCTGGGGTCTATCGCCTGCATCAAGGAAAAGGTAAGCTAGCCTGCCATGGACTCATGGGCATCACCTGGGTCTTGAGCAAGTGGGGTGTACCACTCCTCACTGCGCTTCCTCCACCCGCAGGCATGATGCCACCGCCGCCTATGGGCATGatgccgcctccgccgccgccgcccagtGGGCAGCCCCCGCCAcccccctctgggcctctgcccccatggcagcagcagcagcagcagcccccgccgcccccgccaCCCAGCAGCAGTATGGCTTCCAGTACCCCCTTGCCGTGGCAGCAAAGTGAGTGGGGCAGGCTGGGCTTCGGGTGTGGGTGGGACGAGGGTGGGGCTGAGAGCACTGGGGCCTCAGCTGATGCCTTGAAATGAGACTGCAGTCTCTGCTGGGGGTGCAGATGGCAAGGGCTCAGTGGCCCTGGGGATCTCGGGGAGAAGAGCTGGTGTTTGCTGTGGTTGTGTCTGGGGAGAGGTTTGTGGGGCCTGGAAGGGAGCCTGCTGTTGTGAGTAGGGCGCCAGAGTCCAGGCTCCCAGGCTGAGGGAGCTGCTGGCTGGCCTGAGAGCCTGTGCGTATGGCCGGGAGGGTGGGGGTGCTTGCATGCTCTGGAGAGGGATGTGACTGGGGCCTGAGAGACTGCAGGGATGGAACCGGGCAATGGGAAGAGTAGCTGTGGCCTTGAGGTTGAATGTGCCGTTCGGTGGTGGCGGCGGATGGGCGGAGGGATGTCAGAGCTGGTTCTTGTGTCTGGACCTTCCCCTCCGCCCTTAAGGGGCATTGGTGACAAAAGGCTTACTTGTTAAGCCCAGAGACCTCTAGGCTGACCCCAGGGTAGTCCTGCCCACCCCTCCACTCCCCATCATCAGAACAgccccgcccgcccgcccccCACCACCGTACAGCATGCCAAGGAAGGAGCAGACGCCCCTCGCCCCCATCCCAAGGCAGCAGCCGCAGAGAGCCGCGGTGTGCCCCCGCGCGTGTGACCTTGGGCTTCTTTACCACCCCAGATACGACGACTACCACCACGAGCGCTGGCACAGGGTCCATCCCGCCATGGCAACAGCAGCAGGCGGCTGCCGCAGCTTCTCCAGGAGCCCCTCAGATGCAAGGCAACCCCACTATGGTGCCCCTGCCCCCCGGGGTCCAGCCGCCTCTGCCGCCCGGGGCCCCTCCCCCTCCGCCGCCTCCGCCACCTGGTTCCGCC from the Manis javanica isolate MJ-LG chromosome 11, MJ_LKY, whole genome shotgun sequence genome contains:
- the SF1 gene encoding splicing factor 1 isoform X8 gives rise to the protein MATGANATPLDFPSKKRKRSRWNQDTMEQKTVIPGMPTVIPPGLTREQERAYIVQLQIEDLTRKLRTGDLGIPPNPEDRSPSPEPIYNSEGKRLNTREFRTRKKLEEERHNLITEMVALNPDFKPPADYKPPATRVSDKVMIPQDEYPEINFVGLLIGPRGNTLKNIEKECNAKIMIRGKGSVKEGKVGRKDGQMLPGEDEPLHALVTANTMENVKKAVEQIRNILKQGIETPEDQNDLRKMQLRELARLNGTLREDDNRILRPWQSSETRSITNTTVCTKCGGAGHIASDCKFQRPGDPQSAQDKARMDKEYLSLMAELGEAPVPASVGSTSGPATTPLASAPRPAAPANNPPPPSLMSTTQSRPPWMNSGPSESRPYHGMHGGGPGGPGGGPHSFPHPLPSLTGGHGGHPMPHNPNGPPPPWMQPPPPPMNQGPHPPGHHGPPPMDQYLGSTPVGSGVYRLHQGKGMMPPPPMGMMPPPPPPPSGQPPPPPSGPLPPWQQQQQQPPPPPPPSSSMASSTPLPWQQNTTTTTTSAGTGSIPPWQQQQAAAAASPGAPQMQGNPTMVPLPPGVQPPLPPGAPPPPPPPPPGSAGMMIPPRGGDGPSHENEDFPRPLVTLPGRQPQQRPWWTGWFGKAA
- the SF1 gene encoding splicing factor 1 isoform X20 encodes the protein MATGANATPLDFPSKKRKRSRWNQDTMEQKTVIPGMPTVIPPGLTREQERAYIVQLQIEDLTRKLRTGDLGIPPNPEDRSPSPEPIYNSEGKRLNTREFRTRKKLEEERHNLITEMVALNPDFKPPADYKPPATRVSDKVMIPQDEYPEINFVGLLIGPRGNTLKNIEKECNAKIMIRGKGSVKEGKVGRKDGQMLPGEDEPLHALVTANTMENVKKAVEQIRNILKQGIETPEDQNDLRKMQLRELARLNGTLREDDNRILRPWQSSETRSITNTTVCTKCGGAGHIASDCKFQRPGDPQSAQDKARMDKEYLSLMAELGEAPVPASVGSTSGPATTPLASAPRPAAPANNPPPPSLMSTTQSRPPWMNSGPSESRPYHGMHGGGPGGPGGGPHSFPHPLPSLTGGHGGHPMPHNPNGPPPPWMQPPPPPMNQGPHPPGHHGPPPMGKSVPGKYACGLWGLSPASRKRHDATAAYGHDAASAAAAQWAAPATPLWASAPMAAAAAAAPAAPATQQQYGFQYPLAVAAKIPPRGGDGPSHENEDFPRPLVTLPGRQPQQRPWWTGWFGKAA
- the SF1 gene encoding splicing factor 1 isoform X7 → MATGANATPLDFPSKKRKRSRWNQDTMEQKTVIPGMPTVIPPGLTREQERAYIVQLQIEDLTRKLRTGDLGIPPNPEDRSPSPEPIYNSEGKRLNTREFRTRKKLEEERHNLITEMVALNPDFKPPADYKPPATRVSDKVMIPQDEYPEINFVGLLIGPRGNTLKNIEKECNAKIMIRGKGSVKEGKVGRKDGQMLPGEDEPLHALVTANTMENVKKAVEQIRNILKQGIETPEDQNDLRKMQLRELARLNGTLREDDNRILRPWQSSETRSITNTTVCTKCGGAGHIASDCKFQRPGDPQSAQDKARMDKEYLSLMAELGEAPVPASVGSTSGPATTPLASAPRPAAPANNPPPPSLMSTTQSRPPWMNSGPSESRPYHGMHGGGPGGPGGGPHSFPHPLPSLTGGHGGHPMPHNPNGPPPPWMQPPPPPMNQGPHPPGHHGPPPMDQYLGSTPVGSGVYRLHQGKGMMPPPPMGMMPPPPPPPSGQPPPPPSGPLPPWQQQQQQPPPPPPPSSSMASSTPLPWQQNTTTTTTSAGTGSIPPWQQQQAAAAASPGAPQMQGNPTMVPLPPGVQPPLPPGAPPPPPPPPPGSAGMMYAPPPPPPPPMDPSNFVTMMGMGVAGMPPFGMPPAPPPPPPQN
- the SF1 gene encoding splicing factor 1 isoform X13; translation: MATGANATPLDFPSKKRKRSRWNQDTMEQKTVIPGMPTVIPPGLTREQERAYIVQLQIEDLTRKLRTGDLGIPPNPEDRSPSPEPIYNSEGKRLNTREFRTRKKLEEERHNLITEMVALNPDFKPPADYKPPATRVSDKVMIPQDEYPEINFVGLLIGPRGNTLKNIEKECNAKIMIRGKGSVKEGKVGRKDGQMLPGEDEPLHALVTANTMENVKKAVEQIRNILKQGIETPEDQNDLRKMQLRELARLNGTLREDDNRILRPWQSSETRSITNTTVCTKCGGAGHIASDCKFQRPGDPQSAQDKARMDKEYLSLMAELGEAPVPASVGSTSGPATTPLASAPRPAAPANNPPPPSLMSTTQSRPPWMNSGPSESRPYHGMHGGGPGGPGGGPHSFPHPLPSLTGGHGGHPMPHNPNGPPPPWMQPPPPPMNQGPHPPGHHGPPPMGKSVPGKYACGLWGLSPASRKRHDATAAYGHDAASAAAAQWAAPATPLWASAPMAAAAAAAPAAPATQQQYGFQYPLAVAAKYDDYHHERWHRVHPAMATAAGGCRSFSRSPSDARQPHYGAPAPRGPAASAARGPSPSAASATWFRRHDVCPAPSSSASHGPF
- the SF1 gene encoding splicing factor 1 isoform X4; the encoded protein is MATGANATPLAATAAAALSGLFVPAAAPSAAALPARVAATAAATPAAVSGPAAGPGRRRRRLPKQEAEEEPLEPRHNGTEDCDSRNAYGYPPWTHSGTRASLYRSPSPEPIYNSEGKRLNTREFRTRKKLEEERHNLITEMVALNPDFKPPADYKPPATRVSDKVMIPQDEYPEINFVGLLIGPRGNTLKNIEKECNAKIMIRGKGSVKEGKVGRKDGQMLPGEDEPLHALVTANTMENVKKAVEQIRNILKQGIETPEDQNDLRKMQLRELARLNGTLREDDNRILRPWQSSETRSITNTTVCTKCGGAGHIASDCKFQRPGDPQSAQDKARMDKEYLSLMAELGEAPVPASVGSTSGPATTPLASAPRPAAPANNPPPPSLMSTTQSRPPWMNSGPSESRPYHGMHGGGPGGPGGGPHSFPHPLPSLTGGHGGHPMPHNPNGPPPPWMQPPPPPMNQGPHPPGHHGPPPMDQYLGSTPVGSGVYRLHQGKGMMPPPPMGMMPPPPPPPSGQPPPPPSGPLPPWQQQQQQPPPPPPPSSSMASSTPLPWQQNTTTTTTSAGTGSIPPWQQQQAAAAASPGAPQMQGNPTMVPLPPGVQPPLPPGAPPPPPPPPPGSAGMMYAPPPPPPPPMDPSNFVTMMGMGVAGMPPFGMPPAPPPPPPQN
- the SF1 gene encoding splicing factor 1 isoform X23: MATGANATPLDFPSKKRKRSRWNQDTMEQKTVIPGMPTVIPPGLTREQERAYIVQLQIEDLTRKLRTGDLGIPPNPEDRSPSPEPIYNSEGKRLNTREFRTRKKLEEERHNLITEMVALNPDFKPPADYKPPATRVSDKVMIPQDEYPEINFVGLLIGPRGNTLKNIEKECNAKIMIRGKGSVKEGKVGRKDGQMLPGEDEPLHALVTANTMENVKKAVEQIRNILKQGIETPEDQNDLRKMQLRELARLNGTLREDDNRILRPWQSSETRSITNTTVCTKCGGAGHIASDCKFQRPGDPQSAQDKARMDKEYLSLMAELGEAPVPASVGSTSGPATTPLASAPRPAAPANNPPPPSLMSTTQSRPPWMNSGPSESRPYHGMHGGGPGGPGGGPHSFPHPLPSLTGGHGGHPMPHNPNGPPPPWMQPPPPPMNQGPHPPGHHGPPPMDQYLGSTPVGSGVYRLHQGKGMMPPPPMGMMPPPPPPPSGQPPPPPSGPLPPWQQQQQQPPPPPPPSSSMASSTPLPWQQRSLPAAAMARAMRMRTFRAHW
- the SF1 gene encoding splicing factor 1 isoform X5; protein product: MATGANATPLATAAAALSGLFVPAAAPSAAALPARVAATAAATPAAVSGPAAGPGRRRRRLPKQEAEEEPLEPRHNGTEDCDSRNAYGYPPWTHSGTRASLYRSPSPEPIYNSEGKRLNTREFRTRKKLEEERHNLITEMVALNPDFKPPADYKPPATRVSDKVMIPQDEYPEINFVGLLIGPRGNTLKNIEKECNAKIMIRGKGSVKEGKVGRKDGQMLPGEDEPLHALVTANTMENVKKAVEQIRNILKQGIETPEDQNDLRKMQLRELARLNGTLREDDNRILRPWQSSETRSITNTTVCTKCGGAGHIASDCKFQRPGDPQSAQDKARMDKEYLSLMAELGEAPVPASVGSTSGPATTPLASAPRPAAPANNPPPPSLMSTTQSRPPWMNSGPSESRPYHGMHGGGPGGPGGGPHSFPHPLPSLTGGHGGHPMPHNPNGPPPPWMQPPPPPMNQGPHPPGHHGPPPMDQYLGSTPVGSGVYRLHQGKGMMPPPPMGMMPPPPPPPSGQPPPPPSGPLPPWQQQQQQPPPPPPPSSSMASSTPLPWQQNTTTTTTSAGTGSIPPWQQQQAAAAASPGAPQMQGNPTMVPLPPGVQPPLPPGAPPPPPPPPPGSAGMMYAPPPPPPPPMDPSNFVTMMGMGVAGMPPFGMPPAPPPPPPQN
- the SF1 gene encoding splicing factor 1 isoform X14, with the translated sequence MATGANATPLDFPSKKRKRSRWNQDTMEQKTVIPGMPTVIPPGLTREQERAYIVQLQIEDLTRKLRTGDLGIPPNPEDRSPSPEPIYNSEGKRLNTREFRTRKKLEEERHNLITEMVALNPDFKPPADYKPPATRVSDKVMIPQDEYPEINFVGLLIGPRGNTLKNIEKECNAKIMIRGKGSVKEGKVGRKDGQMLPGEDEPLHALVTANTMENVKKAVEQIRNILKQGIETPEDQNDLRKMQLRELARLNGTLREDDNRILRPWQSSETRSITNTTVCTKCGGAGHIASDCKFQRPGDPQSAQDKARMDKEYLSLMAELGEAPVPASVGSTSGPATTPLASAPRPAAPANNPPPPSLMSTTQSRPPWMNSGPSESRPYHGMHGGGPGGPGGGPHSFPHPLPSLTGGHGGHPMPHNPNGPPPPWMQPPPPPMNQGPHPPGHHGPPPMVPGKYACGLWGLSPASRKRHDATAAYGHDAASAAAAQWAAPATPLWASAPMAAAAAAAPAAPATQQQYGFQYPLAVAAKYDDYHHERWHRVHPAMATAAGGCRSFSRSPSDARQPHYGAPAPRGPAASAARGPSPSAASATWFRRHDVCPAPSSSASHGPF